A genomic window from Lotus japonicus ecotype B-129 chromosome 1, LjGifu_v1.2 includes:
- the LOC130729656 gene encoding uncharacterized protein LOC130729656, translating to MVTGKSEEVDKPSLDNDDDGKIVVYVDLTKAFTTDKAFASHADLIDWARHVGRENDYVVIVTRSNYRSEKRKPMITLRCEHGGKYRQVGHSFVGRLNPDEKALVGSMIEKRVKPNDILIAIREKNSNNLTRIKQIYNEKQSYNRIKRGPFTKIQHLIKLLEGEKYAHRSRVEGAFDVIKSLFWAHPNCIHLFNEFPTVVLMDGTYKTNRYRIPLLEMVEVTSTNLTYSIAKCFLLSCSVPSCSFASSSFFLLFNALSSLFLSSPSIC from the exons ATGGTGACTGGAAAATCTGAGGAAGTTGACAAGCCATCCTtagataatgatgatgatggtaaAATTGTTGTTTATGTGGATCTCACAAAGGCTTTTACTACTGATAAA GCTTTTGCATCCCACGCTGATCTTATTGATTGGGCTCGTCATGTAGGTAGAGAGAATGACTATGTTGTTATTGTGACTAGGTCCAACTACAGATCTGAAAAGAGGAAGCCTATGATAACATTGAGATGTGAGCATGGTGGGAAGTATAGACAAGTG GGTCACTcttttgttggtcgtctaaatcCTGATGAAAAGGCCTTAGTGGGAAGTATGATTGAGAAAAGAGTTAAGCCCAACGACATATTGATTGCAATAAGGGAGAAAAACTCTAACAACCTGACTAGAATCAAACAAATATATAATGAGAAGCAATCATACAATCGGATTAAGAGGGGACCTTTCACGAAGATTCAACACTTGATaaagttgttggaaggtgagaAATATGCACACCGGTCTAGGGTTGAGGGTGCTTTTGATGTGATTAAATCTCTCTTCTGGGCTCACCCTAATTGTATTCATCTTTTTAATGAATTTCCTACAGTGGTGCTTATGGATGGTACATACAAAACCAACAGGTATAGGATTCCTTTACTTGAAATGGTTGAGGTGACATCAACTAATTTGACATACTCTATTGCCAAATGCTTCCTCCTTTCTTGTTCGGTGCCTTCTTGTTCctttgcttcttcttccttcttccttctctttAATGCACTTTCTTCCCTCTTTCTTTCATCTCCTTCTATCtgctag
- the LOC130734074 gene encoding 60S ribosomal protein L10, with product MGRRPARCYRQIKNKPYPKSRFCRGVPDPKIRIYDVGMKKKGVDEFPFCVHLVSWEKENVSSEALEAARIACNKYMAKFAGKDAFHLRVRVHPFHVLRINKMLSCAGADRLQTGMRGAFGKPQGTCARVAIGQVLLSVRCKDSNSHHAQEALRRAKFKFPGRQKIIVSRKWGFTKFSRADYLRYKSENRILPDGVNAKLLGCHGPLANRQPGRAFIDAASATA from the exons ATGGGAAGGA GACCCGCAAGGTGCTATCGCCAAATTAAAAACAAGCCGTACCCTAAGTCACGTTTCTGTCGTGGTGTTCCTGATCCCAAGATCAGGATCTATGATGTTGGTATGAAGAAGAAGGGTGTTGATGAATTTCCTTTCTGTGTCCATCTGGTTAGTTGGGAGAAGGAAAATGTCTCAAGTGAGGCACTTGAGGCTGCTAGGATTGCTTGCAACAAGTACATGGCTAAGTTTGCTGGCAAGGACGCTTTCCACTTGAGGGTTAGGGTCCACCCATTCCATGTCCTTCGGATCAACAAGATGCTTTCATGTGCTGGAGCTGATAGGCTTCAGACTGGCATGAGAGGTGCTTTTGGAAAGCCACAGGGTACCTGTGCTAGGGTTGCTATTGGGCAGGTTCTTCTTTCAGTCCGCTGCAAGGACAGTAACAGCCATCATGCCCAGGAGGCCCTACGCCGTGCTAAGTTCAAGTTCCCTGGTCGTCAAAAGATCATTGTCAGCAGGAAGTG GGGATTTACCAAGTTTTCTCGTGCTGATTATCTGAGGTACAAATCAGAGAACAGGATTTTGCCTGATGGTGTGAATGCAAAG CTTCTTGGATGCCATGGACCATTGGCTAACCGCCAACCTGGAAGAGCCTTTATTGATGCTGCCAGTGCAACTGCCTAG
- the LOC130734073 gene encoding cysteine-rich receptor-like protein kinase 10, with translation MVVLPSRFLCFQSFLLLMIMVSDQARAQPNFTAFCMKDQGNYTLNSTYHNNLNTLLSNLLSNTEINYGFYNSSYGQGIEKVSAIALCRGDLKRDECLTCLNNSRFNLTLHCPNQKEAIGYIERCMLRYSNRQIFGEMEKTPTIRMRNFRNNVIDVDAFNKVLGSLLNSLKIRAVSGDSRLKYATGNVSSPNLPDLYGLVQCTPDLSSQQCDSCLIGAIGEIPSCCERKLGGRVIRPSCNMRYEGSLFYEYQPPPSSPPPPISTSNNQTSSEGKSNTSKIAIAIAVPVVLVALVLISICIYSRVKKPSENFESDDYDDEIETNESLHFNFDTIRVATNDFSDSNKIGEGGFGAVYSGKLTNGQDIAVKRLSMNSGQGDMEFKNEVLLVAKLQHRNLVRLLGFSLKGRERLLIYEFVPNKSLDYIIFDPTRKAQLDWEMRHKIIHGIARGLLYLHEDSRLRIIHRDLKASNILLDDELNAKIADFGMARLIVVDQTQENTNRIVGT, from the exons ATGGTAGTTCTTCCTAGTAGGTTCCTTTGCTTTCAAAGCTTTCTCCTTCTCATGATAATGGTGTCTGATCAagccagagcccaaccaaacttCACTGCTTTTTGCATGAAAGACCAAGGCAACTACACCCTCAACAGCACCTACCACAACAACCTCAACACCCTCCTCTCCAATCTCCTTTCCAACACAGAAATCAACTATGGTTTCTACAATTCCTCCTATGGCCAAGGCATTGAAAAAGTTTCAGCCATAGCACTCTGTAGAGGAGACCTCAAACGTGACGAATGCCTCACCTGCCTCAACAACTCAAGGTTCAACCTCACACTGCATTGTCCCAACCAAAAAGAGGCAATTGGGTATATTGAAAGGTGCATGCTGAGGTACTCCAACAGGCAAATTTTTGGTGAGATGGAGAAGACTCCTACGATTCGCATGAGGAACTTCCGCAACAATGTGATAGATGTGGATGCGTTCAACAAGGTTCTGGGGAGCTTGTTGAACAGCCTGAAAATCAGGGCTGTGTCAGGGGACTCGCGCTTAAAGTACGCTACCGGAAACGTTTCTAGTCCAAATCTTCCAGACTTGTATGGCCTGGTGCAGTGCACGCCTGATCTTTCGAGCCAACAATGTGATTCGTGCTTGATCGGGGCTATTGGAGAGATACCATCATGTTGTGAAAGGAAGCTAGGTGGTAGAGTTATTAGACCAAGTTGTAATATGAGATATGAAGGCAGCCTCTTCTATGAGTATCAACCACCACCatcctcaccaccaccaccaatttCAACTTCCAATAATCAGACTTCATCCGAAG GGAAGAGTAACACATCTAAAATTGCCATAGCCATAGCAGTTCCAGTTGTATTGGTTGCATTGGTGCTCATTTCTATCTGCATCTATTCACGAGTGAAGAAGCCAAGTGAAAATTTTGAAA GtgatgattatgatgatgaaattGAAACCAATGAGTCACTGCACTTCAACTTTGACACCATACGAGTTGCTACAAATGATTTTTCTGATTCTAATAAGATTGGAGAAGGTGGATTTGGTGCTGTTTACTCG GGTAAGCTAACCAATGGACAAGATATTGCTGTCAAAAGATTGTCAATGAATTCTGGCCAAGGAGATATGGAATTTAAGAATGAAGTGCTTCTAGTGGCCAAGCTTCAACATAGAAATTTAGTTAGGCTACTTGGTTTCAGTTTGAAAGGGAGAGAAAGGCTCCTTATCTATGAATTTGTTCCAAATAAAAGTCTTGACTACATCATATTTG ATCCAACCAGGAAAGCGCAATTGGATTGGGAAATGCGCCACAAAATCATACATGGTATTGCTCGAGGCCTTCTTTACCTTCATGAGGATTCGCGATTGCGCATTATACATCGCGATCTCAAAGCAAGCAATATTCTCCTAGACGACGAGCTGAATGCTAAGATAGCAGATTTTGGCATGGCAAGACTGATTGTTGTGGACCAAACACAAGAAAATACAAATAGAATTGTTGGAACCTAG